From Pseudomonadota bacterium, a single genomic window includes:
- a CDS encoding YeeE/YedE family protein, with amino-acid sequence MPGENPRYWNPYFGGLMLGLVLFAAFFVTGHGLGSSGGTARLVAAAEQRVAPRHVARTPAVAEFMRGAGGPLDHWIVWSIGGVLLGGLTSGLLRRRVRLETFHGPRITARVRWIAALVGGALVGYAARLARGCTSGQGLSGGATLAVGSWIFLFACFAGAYGCAFFVRRLWTPGREEG; translated from the coding sequence ATGCCGGGCGAAAACCCACGCTATTGGAATCCCTATTTCGGCGGGCTGATGCTCGGACTGGTGCTCTTTGCGGCGTTCTTCGTCACGGGCCACGGGCTGGGCAGCTCGGGCGGCACGGCGCGCCTCGTGGCCGCGGCCGAGCAGCGCGTCGCCCCGCGCCATGTGGCCCGCACCCCGGCCGTGGCCGAGTTCATGCGCGGCGCCGGCGGGCCTCTCGATCACTGGATCGTCTGGTCGATCGGTGGCGTGCTGCTCGGCGGCCTGACCTCTGGCCTGCTCCGCCGGCGCGTGCGCCTCGAGACCTTCCACGGTCCGCGGATCACAGCGCGCGTGCGCTGGATCGCCGCCCTCGTCGGGGGCGCGCTGGTGGGCTATGCCGCCCGGCTGGCGCGTGGCTGCACCTCGGGGCAGGGCCTCAGCGGCGGAGCGACGCTCGCCGTGGGTTCGTGGATCTTCCTCTTCGCCTGCTTTGCCGGGGCCTACGGCTGCGCCTTCTTCGTGCGGCGACTATGGACCCCCGGCCGCGAGGAAGGCTAA